From one Thalassobaculum sp. OXR-137 genomic stretch:
- a CDS encoding GlxA family transcriptional regulator codes for MFDDPNEIPTRIGFLLVHNFSMMAFASAVEPLRSANRMANETLYEWRVYSVDGSPVSASNGIEVVPDGPMSQLDREKIVAVVAGIDVQKFEDERVLGFLRRASRQGRAVGALCTGSHVLAKAGLLDDRRCTIHWENLGGFTEEFPEIEVSSDLYEIDRDRFTCSGGTASLDMMLHLIGRQHGQTLANQVSEQFIHDRIREPHDHQRMELRARIGVSHPKLISVITEMEANLEEPLTQTDLAERAGLSTRQLERLFRKYLNATPTRYYLTLRLQRARQLLTQTSMSILSVALACGFVSASHFSKCYRECFGRTPRAERAIGGVTGSARIQLVTDETPLMVGQA; via the coding sequence ATGTTTGATGATCCAAACGAAATTCCGACGCGCATCGGGTTTCTGCTTGTCCATAATTTCTCGATGATGGCCTTCGCCTCGGCGGTGGAGCCTTTGCGCTCCGCCAACCGCATGGCGAACGAGACCCTGTATGAGTGGCGGGTCTACAGCGTCGACGGCAGCCCGGTCTCGGCCAGCAACGGCATCGAGGTGGTGCCGGACGGGCCGATGTCGCAGCTCGACCGCGAGAAGATCGTCGCCGTGGTCGCCGGCATCGACGTGCAGAAGTTCGAGGACGAGCGGGTGCTGGGCTTCCTGCGCCGCGCCTCGCGCCAGGGCCGGGCCGTCGGCGCGCTGTGCACCGGCAGCCACGTGCTCGCCAAGGCCGGGCTGCTGGACGACCGGCGCTGCACCATCCATTGGGAGAACCTGGGCGGCTTCACCGAGGAATTCCCGGAGATCGAGGTCTCCTCCGACCTGTACGAGATCGACCGCGACCGCTTCACCTGTTCCGGCGGCACCGCCTCGCTGGACATGATGCTGCACCTTATCGGGCGGCAGCACGGTCAGACCCTGGCCAATCAGGTGTCGGAGCAGTTCATCCACGACCGCATCCGCGAGCCGCACGACCATCAGCGCATGGAACTGCGCGCCCGAATCGGCGTCAGCCACCCCAAGCTGATCTCCGTCATCACCGAGATGGAAGCCAACCTGGAAGAGCCGCTAACCCAGACCGACCTGGCCGAGCGGGCTGGCCTGTCGACCCGGCAGTTGGAGCGGCTGTTCCGCAAGTACCTGAACGCCACGCCGACCCGCTACTACCTCACCCTGCGGCTGCAGCGGGCCCGGCAGCTGCTGACCCAGACGTCCATGTCGATCCTGTCGGTCGCCCTGGCCTGCGGCTTCGTCTCGGCCAGCCACTTCTCCAAGTGCTACCGCGAATGCTTCGGCCGAACGCCGCGGGCGGAGCGGGCGATCGGCGGCGTCACCGGCAGCGCACGCATCCAGCTCGTGACCGACGA
- a CDS encoding ferredoxin encodes MTAYADLTRELSPLGLIPRGGFRVVPEDGLDGVSMVLMVGNAGPDLWPAFSAGRRDEPDPMDAWVRRSLEPVAARLGARVAMPNDGPPYRPFQRWAMRAEAVRPTPLGLLIHPLYGLWHAYRAALLFGEQMELPDRAEAASPCDSCAERPCLSSCPVGAFDGTRYDVAACRTHAGGPYGGECRDGGCLARHACPVGRDHAYGNAQQAFHMAAFLP; translated from the coding sequence ATGACCGCCTATGCCGACCTTACCCGTGAGCTGTCCCCGCTGGGCCTGATCCCGCGCGGCGGGTTCCGGGTTGTGCCGGAGGACGGGTTGGACGGTGTTTCGATGGTGTTGATGGTTGGCAATGCGGGCCCGGACCTGTGGCCGGCCTTCTCGGCGGGGCGGCGGGACGAGCCCGATCCGATGGATGCCTGGGTTCGGCGGTCGCTGGAGCCGGTCGCGGCACGGCTGGGCGCGCGGGTGGCGATGCCGAATGACGGCCCGCCCTATCGACCGTTCCAGCGCTGGGCCATGCGGGCCGAGGCGGTGCGTCCGACGCCGCTGGGGCTGCTGATCCATCCGCTTTACGGGCTGTGGCATGCCTATCGCGCGGCGCTGCTGTTCGGTGAGCAGATGGAGCTGCCTGATCGTGCTGAAGCGGCCAGTCCCTGCGACAGCTGCGCCGAGCGTCCGTGCCTGTCCTCCTGCCCGGTCGGGGCGTTCGACGGCACCCGCTACGACGTCGCCGCCTGTCGCACCCATGCCGGCGGACCTTACGGAGGGGAGTGCCGGGACGGCGGCTGCCTCGCCCGTCATGCCTGTCCGGTCGGCCGGGACCATGCCTATGGCAACGCGCAGCAGGCGTTCCACATGGCGGCGTTCCTCCCTTAG